In Capsicum annuum cultivar UCD-10X-F1 chromosome 8, UCD10Xv1.1, whole genome shotgun sequence, the genomic window TCAGTCAAAGAAATGATGACTTTGCATATTTTGGAgtatcaccttcaccttctccatcaccATCAATTGCACCTGAAGCTCCAGCTCCTTCACCGACGCCACGAGTTCATCGGCATTCTCATGGACATTCACATAAACAACCATTTATCCCGGCTGCTCACAGGGTAAGGGAGAAAAGGAGAGGAAGTAGTACTAGAGTTTTAGTAGCTGGTCTTGTTTCTGCTGGGATTTCAACTGCATTGTGTGCAGTTGCTCTTTTTTGGGGCTGCAAGAAGTTcagaaaacaaagaaagaaatcaaCTAGATCAGCGTCACTGTTCAGCAGTGAAGCAGGAGGTGTATGTAGATCAAGGTATGGTAACTCTCAGAATTCAGTGAAAAAGGTAAGGTCTGATCCAGGCACTGACCATTTTTACCTTGATTCACTTGAAGTTGCACTTGAATCATCAGAACCAATTTGCCTAAAACAAAGTTCTGTAACTGAAAAGATTCACTCAAATGAAAACATACCAAACGGTCCAATGATTGAGATAGAAGAACCAGAGCAGGAAATCAGTGTGTCAAATCCTGATGATGATAAATGTTCAAGTGCTGGAGAAATTGTTTGTGTTTATGAAAATGCAGATTCAGTGAAGTGTAAAATCGATGATTGTAACTCTTCTACTGGTGACAGAATAGTTCCTGAGGAAGCTCATTCatcagatgatgatgatgaattccATTCATTGTGTAATTCGCGTTCGTCTAGTAATAGACTATCCAATGTTTCAGCTGGTAGTCTTATAGAGACCTCAGAAACTATGCCTCAAGATGAATCAAAAATCTTGAATTGTCCTGTATCCTCCTCAACACACTTGTCAACTCCACCCCCACCGCCTCCACCTCCGCCGCCTCCTTTGCCTACATTTCCAACTCAATCTCCTTTTAGGCCTACAGCTTCTTCAGTGAAAATGAAGTCCAAAGTTTTGAGTCATGCTTCGTTGCAAATTGAATCATCCCCTACAAATTCAGATTCTTCTTCGGAAAATGATTTGTCTCAATCATCTCCAAATCAGGCTAAGCCTGCTGGAGGAATTCCACCCCCACCTTGTCCCCCGCCATTTGCAAGTGGAAGTACTAGTCTTTCAAAATGCCCGCCCCCTCCACCAGCTTTGCCATTCCAACAGTTGGCAGTAGGCAAAGATGGAAGTCCGCTCCCAAAATTGAAACCACTTCACTGGGACAAAGTAAGAGCTGCACCAGACCGAACAACAGTTTGGGACAAGCTCAGACCAAGCTCGTTCGAGTAAAGAGTGCTTCTTTTCCCCCCTAAAAGTTAGATATTCTTCCTCATTTTTGTTACCAATCCATTCCATTTACAAATTTTTGTTCATGGAGCAGATTTGATGAGGAAATGATTGAGTCGCTTTTTGGCTACAATTTACACAATATGAAGACTGATGAAGGGAAAAGCAAAACTCCATCTCCAAGCAAGCATGTTCTTGAGCCTAAAAGACTACAGAACATAAGCATATTGTCCAAAGCTTTGGGTGTGGCTGTTGAACAAGTTTGTGAAGCACTAATAAAAGGTAAGCAATTCTGACTTTCAGTTCCCTTTGCACAATAGTGTCGACTAATCTGCACTTTATTTTGTTTCTGTCATTGTCTCTTAAAACTTCTTCGTAATAGGAAATGGATTGTTTTTGCCACAATTGGAGGCTCTGGCTAAGATGGTACCTACTAAAGAAGAGGAGGATCAACTCTCTAGTTATAATGGAGACATCAATGAACTGGGGTCGGCAGAGAAGTTTGTAATGGCAATGCTTAAGGTGCCATTTGCGTTCTTGAGAATAGAAGCCATGCTTTATCGCGAGACATTTGATGACGAAGTTCATCTTCTCAAAAAATCTTTCTCAATGCTAGAGGTAACAAGCAATCAGTAAGAACTTTTCTCACTTTCATCTGATAAGAGTGACTAAAGTAACATTTTACTCTCTCAGGAGGCCTGCAAGGAACTCAGATCAAGTCGACTGTTCTTAAAATTGCTAGAAGCAGTGCTGAAAACCGGAAACAGGATGAACATTGGGACGATAAGAGGAGGAGCCAAAGCATTCAAACTAGATGCCCTACTTAAGCTATCTGACGTGAAAGGGACTGATGGAAAAACCACACTGCTCCATTTCGTCGTCCAAGAAATCATTCGATCAGAAGGCTTGAAAGTCTCCCAAAGCATTATGGGAAAGATAGACCAACGACGCAAGATTAAAACTATTGCAGACAGAGAGGAAGACTACAAAAGGATGGGTCTTGATCTTGTTTCTGGTCTAGGCACTGAGCTGTGCAATGTCAAGAAAACAGCCACAATGGACTTGGATGTCATAGCAAGTTCAGTCACAAATCTATCAGAAGGGATGAACAAGATAAAAGCACTAGTAACCGATGACTTGTCTACAGTTGAAAACAATGGTAACTTTGTGCATTCAATGACAGCATTCTTGAACTATGCAGAAAGGAACCTTAAAGAATTGCAGGAAGACGAGAATCGAGTCCTTTTACGTGTTAGAGAAGTTACAGAATACTTCCATGGAAATGTGAGCAAAGATGAATCCAACCCTCTAAGGATTTTTGTCATTGTGAGAGATTTCTTGAACATGTTAGATCATGTATGCAAAGAGCTTAGAAGCTCAAAAAGTCCTAATAGTCCTAACCCTCTAGCCCCATTCCGATAGGATTTTGTGTGTTAATAGTTTTTGTATGTTTCGTCTTTAACAATTTTCAACTATTGCATTATAAGATTTTGTATCAAGAACTGAAAAGTTCTTTGCCTCAAGAGCTTGTAGTTATAATGAATAACAGTGTACAATAAGGTCATCAAAGTGGGAACCAAACCTTAGAGGTGACAAAAACAATCCATTTTTTCAGTGTTTTGTCTCACTTATTCAAGTTTAAGCAGGCCATTGGCCataaattttggatcaaatttttgaaaatttatcttcaaatatatgtttggccatttgatcaaattttaacaTTTTCCAGTTCCCATGGGCCATGAGCCATTTTTCATGAGAAATTTCACTTCCACACACGGAACTTCAAATATTTCGTCCAAATACAACTTCAAAAACTATGGCCAACCGGAGTTGGAAGGTATTGGAATTATGACTGCTGAACATGAAATGAGTATTGGGTCACAATATGCACAATCAAAACGGAAGGACTCAAGATTCCTCCAGGCCAATTGAAATCAACAAGGAAACTGTCTGTCTCCAGCAGACAGTAGACATCCTTATTTAACTAATTTGCCTAAATTAGGATCTCCTCTGACATGCACTCATACCCATGTTTCTGTCATACTAATGTCAACATCTGAACCTTTTATTAAGGGGTCGTAAATATAGCAATTAAGCTGCAAACAACTACTCCTCTGTTTCCTTTTTAGACTCTCGCAAAATGTTTAattttaaaataggagaaaaactaaaataattttataaaattaatacctaaatttaaaaacccCGAAAAATAGCACTCAATCATGGTGTCTGCTTACTCCAAAATCTCCGATTATATATTTAGACGCTATACGTACTTCACTACTACATGGATGTATCAACTAGCACTCAAAAAGAATTGTAATAAGTTTGGTAAgactccttttcttttttaaacattctacttttttattctttttaaataattgagtaattgcttttcttttttaaaaaaataattattttgcattcaccaacattattaaaataatatactatttgttttatttagttttacttatttatacaataaaatataataccatatacttttaatataatataattattaaagatagatatttatatatattaatgatacagtttctgtatatatacatatccTATATAATAACTATTACATTtgtatacacattctatacaatttttaactataattattatctagatacatattttatacaactctatatagtttctacgtGCATTctaaaatgtatcaatctagtataagagagtatcaattaagtatatggacactgcaagtgtatcaatgtagtattaAAGTATCTTCAtatagtataaaagagtatcaattatAGAGATTGCATGTGattgcatagaatttcctttctcttttttaaaaagtg contains:
- the LOC107839611 gene encoding formin-like protein 11, with translation MGHHGFRILLQFLFIITFIVLSFCCTHILVRDVSLNAAKYLNSIHGFKELHYMVGNGDGKESPVRKISGKKQILIVEKFRTLLGLKRFSQRNDDFAYFGVSPSPSPSPSIAPEAPAPSPTPRVHRHSHGHSHKQPFIPAAHRVREKRRGSSTRVLVAGLVSAGISTALCAVALFWGCKKFRKQRKKSTRSASLFSSEAGGVCRSRYGNSQNSVKKVRSDPGTDHFYLDSLEVALESSEPICLKQSSVTEKIHSNENIPNGPMIEIEEPEQEISVSNPDDDKCSSAGEIVCVYENADSVKCKIDDCNSSTGDRIVPEEAHSSDDDDEFHSLCNSRSSSNRLSNVSAGSLIETSETMPQDESKILNCPVSSSTHLSTPPPPPPPPPPPLPTFPTQSPFRPTASSVKMKSKVLSHASLQIESSPTNSDSSSENDLSQSSPNQAKPAGGIPPPPCPPPFASGSTSLSKCPPPPPALPFQQLAVGKDGSPLPKLKPLHWDKVRAAPDRTTVWDKLRPSSFEFDEEMIESLFGYNLHNMKTDEGKSKTPSPSKHVLEPKRLQNISILSKALGVAVEQVCEALIKGNGLFLPQLEALAKMVPTKEEEDQLSSYNGDINELGSAEKFVMAMLKVPFAFLRIEAMLYRETFDDEVHLLKKSFSMLEEACKELRSSRLFLKLLEAVLKTGNRMNIGTIRGGAKAFKLDALLKLSDVKGTDGKTTLLHFVVQEIIRSEGLKVSQSIMGKIDQRRKIKTIADREEDYKRMGLDLVSGLGTELCNVKKTATMDLDVIASSVTNLSEGMNKIKALVTDDLSTVENNGNFVHSMTAFLNYAERNLKELQEDENRVLLRVREVTEYFHGNVSKDESNPLRIFVIVRDFLNMLDHVCKELRSSKSPNSPNPLAPFR